Genomic DNA from Triticum dicoccoides isolate Atlit2015 ecotype Zavitan chromosome 4B, WEW_v2.0, whole genome shotgun sequence:
GTACCTCCCCATCCCCATCGGTCGCTGTTTCTCCGGTTCGGGTGGTTTTACCTTCGATGTCTGATGATCATCTTTTAAACATTATGTCAGACGTGGGTTTGGTGGTTGATACTTCTGTTGGCTCTCCCAGTTCGCTCCTTGCTATTATTCGGGCTAATGAATTGGCCCAAGCTACCATTGCGAAAGCCAAAGAGGCTGTTGCCTCGCGGGTGGCGGATGCTGGTTGTGTTGTGGGGGAGGCTTCGGGTGCTGGTAGTGGCCAGCCCTCATCCTCATCCTGCCTTGCTAAGAGGGGTACTAATAAACGATCTAAAACCTGTGTGGCCCCCAGCAGGTCGAGCCTCCGTATCAAGAACCTTTCGTATAAATGAGGGCCTTATTCTGGAATATTAGAGGGTTCGGTGCTAGGGGGCGCCGTGACCAACTGAAAGATTTGGTTCGTTCTAACTCTATTGACTTTGTGGGGCTGGTTGAAACGTTTAAGGATTCCTTTACCCCCAGTGAGCTTTCTGCTATCGTGGGTATGGATAGATTTCAGTGGCAATCTTTACCGGCTTCGGGCCACTCTGGTGGGATTTTGATCGGTTCTAATAAGGATATTTTTGACTTTGTTGCTTTTGATCATGGGTTTTATTGGGCTAGTGTTGTTCTCTCGCATAGACCTATGAATGCCCTCTGTGAATTTATAGTTGTTTATGGGCACGCGGATCACTCCTTTTCGCACCTTTTCCTTGATGAACTTTTGATCAAGCTTGAGTCCTGTTCTCTCCCGACGGTGATTGGGGGAGACTTTAATCTTCTGCGATGCCCTCTTGACAAGAATAATGATAATTTTTCCTGGTCTTTAGCCAATGCTTTTAACGACTTTATTAGTGTCAACGCCATTCGGGAGCTTCCTCGGGGGGGAGCCCGCTTTACTTGGTCTAATCATCAGGCGAACCCTATCAGATCCGTGCTTGATCGTGTCTTCCTATGTCCCAGTTGGGATGCCTTGTTTCCTAGGTCCTCTCTTGTAGCTAAATGTATTGTGGGGTCAGACCACACCCCCTTGATTCTGGATGATGGTTCCATTCGTAATAGACCTCCGACTAGATTTCAGTTTGATGCTTCTTGGCTGTCtgttgatggctttgttgacatggTTGCGGCGAAAATCTCCCAATCCCTCTCTCACAACCCCCGCTCTTTTGGCCCTCTGGATGATTGGCAGTCATGTGCCTATGCTTTACAAAAATTTCTTAGAGGCTGGTCGCATAACCGTGCGGCGGAGGATAGCCGCTCCAAAGCCTTCCTTGAAAATTAGATCCTGGAGCTGGATCGTACTGCGGACTCTATTAGGCTCTCGGATGATGGTTGGGCTGTTCGCTATAATCTGGAGGCCGCTCTTCTGCAGCTGCATCATCAGGCTGAGATTTACTGGCGTCAGAGGGGCACCCTCAATTGGACTCTCAAAGGAGACGCTCCTACTGCTTATTTCTTTGCGATTGCAAATGGTAGGCGTAGGTGTTGTGAGATTAATAGCCTATTGATTAATGGTATGCGCTCTACAGACCAATCTGTGATTATGGCTCACGTGGTGGACTTCTTTTCGTCTCTGTTAGGGGCTAAACCTCCATCGGGCCTGTCCATCTCCCCCCACCTCTGGAGTTCTGGTCTTAAAATTTCTCCTGAGGAGAATGCTTCCTTGATGATTCCGCTCTCCGATCAGGAAATCTGGGATGTGGTTAATTCTGCCAATACTAATGCTGCTTCCGGGCCTGATGGCTTCTCCATCCCTTTCTTTCGGAAATTTTGGCCCCAGTTGAAACAGTTGGTGTGTAACGTTATTCAGGGTTTTTGTCTTGGTACTGTCGACATCTCTCGCCTGAACTATGCTGTTATATCCCTGATCCCTAAGGTTAAGGGTGCTGATGTCATTTCCCAATTCTGGCCTATAGCGTTGATTAACAACTTTGCCAAGTTCCCTTCCAAAGGATTTGCGAACCGGCTGTCTCCGGTAGCTCACAGAGTTATTAGTCCCTTCCAATCTGCTTTTATCAAAGGGCGCTTTATTTTAGATGGCATTCTATCCCTTCATGAGATAGTTCATGACCTCCATGTGCGGAAATCCAAAGCTATCATTCTCAAACTAGACTTCGAAAAAGCGTATGACTTGGTTAGCTGGTCTTTTCTCAGGCAGATTCTTCTTGCCAAAGGTTTCGACGGTGCCTATGTTCACTgtatcatgcagttggtctcgggtggcCACACTGCAGTTGCCGTAAATGGCGCTATTAGCAACTTCTTTGCGAATGGGAGGGGCCTCCGCCAAggggatccggcctcccctgttcTTTTCAACTTTGTGGCTGACGCTTTCTCCTGTATGCTCTCCAAAGCGGCTCGATGTGGACACATTATTCCTGTGGTCTCTCACCTACTTCCGGAAGGGGTCTCTCActtgcaatatgcggatgacacaatCATCTTGGTAGAGTTGGACAATGCCTGTATTGCCAATCTGAAATTTATTCTGTTGTGCTTCGAAGTTGTTTCTGGTCTTAAGATCAATTTCGCCAAGAGTGAGGTTATGGTGACGGGCGTTGACCGAGCGGAGGCCTTGCGGGTGGCCAGACTCCTCAACTGCTCCTTAGGTTCCTTTCCTTTCAAATATTTAGGTCTTCCTATCTCTCCTGGTCTGCTTCACGCGAAAGACTTCGCTCCGGTGGTTGCTAAAGTGGGGAATAGGGTGCTTCCTTGGAGGGGTAGGTATAATACCAATGCTGGCAAAGTGGCTCTAATCAATTCTTGCTTATCCTCTCTCCTGTTGTTCCTTATGGGCTTTTACCGTCTCACGGATGGTGTGCATGCTGGCTTCGACAAACATAGGGGTGGCTTTTATTGGAATTCTGCAGATAACAAAAGGAAGTATAGGTTGGTTAAGTGGCAGCTTATGTGCAAGCCTAAAAACCTtggggggttaggcattattaataCTCGGGTGATGAATATTTGTCTGCTCATTAAGTGGTTGTGGAAAATTATGACGGTTGGGGCCGATGTGCTGTGGTTTTCGATTCTTAAGGCTAAATATTTTCCTAACTCCAACCCTATGTTTGCCCCTGCGCGGCGTGGTTTGCAGTTTTGGAAAGCCCTTGTTAAAGTTCGGCCGATTTTTTGGAgcacgttaagttttgtgtgggtaATGGGTCTGCTGTTCGTTTTTGGTTAGATTGGTGGTTCGGGGATGCTCCCCTGGCTGTTAGCTTTCCGGTTCTGTTCTCTTATTGCCCCAATCCGCAAATCTCCATCGCGGAGGTGGCTGCTAATAATTGGGACTTGGCTTTTCGTCGGgccctgtctcctgaagagttggaagaatGGCAAAGTCTTTCTGCCCTCTTCCCTGTGCTCTCGGAGGAGGCTGACTCTGTGGTTTGGCCACTTACGGCCTCTGGGCTATTCTCGGTCAAATCGTTGTATTCTAGACTCATTGGTGGTACTACTTCGGCTCGCTTCTCTTGTATTTGGAAATCTAAGGTCCCTCCTAAGATTAAGATTTCCCTCTGGCAAGCCTTCCGAGGTCGCCTTCCTTCTGCTGATCAGATCAAAAAACGCAATGGGTCGGGCTCGAAATTCTGTAACTTGTGTGGGGCTTTGGAAAACTCTAATCACATCTTTTTCAACTGTGTTCTTGCCAAATTAGTTTGGTCTTGCGTAAGATCATGGCTTCGGGTCTCCTGGGATCCCTCCTCTTTCGCAGACACTAGAACCCTAGCCAAATCTCTGGTAGGGGTCACCAAGAGGGTATTCTGGGTTGGCTTGGGAGCCTTATGTTGGGCTCTTTGGACCATTagaaacaaatttactattgaacttaccttcccatctaagcctgctgacgttcttttcaaatcatgtatattcttgcagcagtggagattattgactaaggagCCAGATCGGGACGCCCTGGACCTGCTCATCGCCAAAATTCGGGCTTCAGCCTCTCAGATCTCCGGGACGAATCATGGCGTATAAGCCTGGTGCTGTAGTTTGTGGGATTAGGTCTCCTTCTCTCCCCGGCCTGCGTGCCATGTTTGGCAGCTGCCTGTTTCGTTAGGAATTTGGGCCTATTTAACTTCTCTTTGTGTTTTTGAGACTGTGTGAACCTTGGGTATGCGTGACGCTGccatgtggctttatttataaagtcggactttggccttttctctaaaaatcTCCATTGGACGACGATTTGTTCCGGTGCGTGCTAAAATTCTTGGTAAATGCTTTGGTGACGAGGACGCCTTTTTTCCTTTTGAAGAACTTGCTTGCAGGAATAAACATCTTTTCACCTTACGTGATGCATCCCAACATATCTACCTAATTCGGTCTCCATGATAGAACCAAAAGCTCATAAACACATCATTTTCAAATATGACCCATATGTCATAATTAGTGCTTGGTAACATGTATAATCGTGGTGAAATGATTGTCAAACAGGGTGAGACCGATGTCGTGGGAAGCACTTGAGAATCTATTAATTGCATGATCATATATACAATTCAAGGTGTGCTAATTAGGTTCCTCTTCGCTTTGAAAAGGGTGGCTCCAATAAGAAGGGTGCGTGATGATTCCACGAGACCAGAATAATATCATGGCACCAAACAAATTAAACATATATTTCCACCTTGTGGGGAGCAGAACGCAGCATATATGGCTGTTGATTGCAATTCATGTTTCTACATACCACATCAACACTAAACAATTAACTATCCCGCCATCCATATGCAAGACATCGATTATCATGAGATAAGACTGCTTTGCGAGTCCAACACGATGACTAGGCTAAATTAATTTCTGCACTACATGCAGGCCTAATTTTATTTGTATTTGTCTTCAACCTTAACACTAACTAGCTAGATTCATTGTTTAATTACTCCCAAGGAATACCTCAAATAATTTGTTAAAGAGTGGAAACGATGCCTAAATTTAATCAAAATGTCAATTTAGTATTTAGAGCAATATTTATTTGCCACACCCTAGTTGTGTGTTGCGACAATCATTATCCCATTTAACATATATAACTTGCCACATTTTACTCTTAGTTGTGACATTGCGACTACCTTTTACCTGCATTTCATTATTATTTTTCCCAAACTGAAAATGTGGATCAACTTGTTAGGATAACATGAGAGCTAAATGGCAGACAATCGAAGGGGTGTCCCAAATTATGTCCAATTTCATGAAATGCCAATCAAATTCGATAAAATTGTGTTAATTTTGTTGAATAGTTGTGGGCACACCCCTCCCCCTGCCCCCTTTCCAAGTAGCAAATACAAACTTGAGTTGTATGTCTAATCAGCTACCATGTGATCTTGACACATGGGACCACCTTATTACTTTGGAGAAATAATAGATGTGGGTTAAATCCGTCATCTAATAATCATAATTAATAAGGGATAAAATGTGGCAATATTTTCTTAATGGGTAAAAGTTTCACAAGGTTACAATTAGAGGGGGCATGGGAGTGGAGGGTGGGCGATTTACGTACTCTAGAGCTTATATCACGTCAATAAAGTATGAATGGATCAAAATGATAGAGTGAGTTGACATGTTGCCTTTTGGGTTCCACAAAACTGGAGTTGGCTGATCGCCTTGTACATTACACTTTTGTATTTATTTTATTAATATAATTATACAGTAGAACGATTGTTCTATGGTTTTGGTTCAAAAAAATTGATAAGAGTGAGTTCTGGTTTCAAACAATACACAAGTTTCTCGAGAAGCTGAGGACTTTTCGTAATGAATGTTTCAATTTTGGCAAAACCTCAAAAACTAAGTGATCATTTCATTAACCCATTGAATAGGCACACAAATATCAAACAAACTATCTTAGTCAAGAGCCAGACACAAAATGATGTGGCGGGGATTTAAGTGAGTTATTTTAGTGGAAAGTCATAAcataaaaaaaatcaaggagacaATAGAAAAAATAGCTTGTAGGTATTTATAAAAAAAATGATGTTGTCCGGTATTTAGAATGATATATGATTTCATATAAACTTGTAGGTAACATTTTGACAGAACCAGGAAAAATAGCTCGCTTGCTTCTCCGAACCATGAAGAAGTGCTACATGTAAATTTATTGAGAAAGAAGATGGCACAACACCAAAGAAGGAATGAGGCAGACATCGCCAAAGCGGCACTACTCAACTGAGAAAACATAAACGACCTAGGATCAGTAACCCGAAAGTCGCTGATCCACGAGTAAAAGATGATCATGCACAACCTAGACTAGCATGGAATCATGAACCATCCACAACAAGAACTTGTAGCCGAGCCACATTAACATGACCCAAATTTGACCACCAAAGCGGCGACATGTTACTGTGAATGGAGCACAAGCATCGCAAAGATAAATCTGCCACTAGCCTTGAACAAACCACTTGCACGAGCATAGGTGCAACATCACCGAGCTGGCGAGACCACCAGCTCAATGCTGATGGAATAGCCTCCACCAAGGCCGTAGGAGGACCATGGGGGTGAACAGCCACAACCTAGAGGGAGGAGGGCACACTCCATCATCGGGGGCGATGAGCCGATGACCAACGAGAAGTACATGCACCAGATTCAACACGGCAACAACAGGATCTCAGACGATCTAGGATAGTTTGAAAATATCTCACTTGCTTCTAATTGGATGAAATCAATCACAAAATAAATGAATTGTACTACTGCCAGAGTCATAATGAAAGACCAAACACCAATATACATATGCTTTGCCTCTTGTACATGAGATGATGGCTATTTATAAGTTTAAGTCTAGGGAAAATAATGAAATACCAAATGGGAAAAAAAACGGCTCTGAGGTCTAGGTTAATTAGTTTGTTGATAAGATGATGAAAAGCAAGCTAATGTGACAAATCTCCCGGCAATCGGAAGAAGAAAACACCATCCACAACATCACAGATCTCCACGTCACTATCCAATCCCTCTTCCTCCTGATGTCCTTCATCATCACCGGGGGCGCACTCGTTCAAATCCAAGCTAAAACATGGCGGCTTCGTCACCCCCTTCTCCACGCCGCCACTGTCTTCCTCGCCGCatatgaccttctgcttgacgaccCGAGGAGAGGAAGCCCTAGATCTCGAGTCGAATGCTTCGCAGCTCAGCACTACGATGGCATCCTCGAGACTGATCTCAACGCCATTGCAACCCCTCACCCTTCCACTGGCAATCGCTTTCTTGATGCCGATCTCTGATTCAAGGTTCATTTGGTCGACATCGTCGATCATCAGCACCCGGCGAGGGTTCTCGCGAATCGCTTCGTAAAACCTTTGTGCGCAGCCATGCTCGTAGTCCGGCGATCTCTGCCTCTTGCCGGAAAGCTCGCCAGAGCTCGAACTGGAGTGAACCGGGGCGCAGCCGGCTGATGAGATGGAGGTGAAGTCATTGTGGGACCCAAAGACGAGCTTGGCGAGCTCCAGAGCCATGGACTTCTTGCCGTCGCGGTCTCTCCCTTTGAAGAGCAGCCACGTCGTCGAGCTCGGCGTCGGCGTGTCTCGTTGCCTCGCCATGCCGGACCGGCGTTGGAGCACAGCGCTGGCGACGCCCGCTGCCATGTCCTTAATGTGCCACGGCACGCAATCCTCGAGCGCGCCGCACATGATCTTGAGGTTTTCTGCGGTAAGCTCCGTGAACTTCGGGCGCCGCCGCTCCGGATCTGCCGTACCGCCGCCGTGACCGTTGGATGAATTGGACTGAACCGTGATGGATTCTGGGAAAGCGATTTCGGTATTGTGCCACCGAGGAAGATCACGAATCGCCTCCGCCCTTGTGGCCGGACCGTCGTGCCCTTGGTTCGACGGCGGCCACGGTTGCCTCGGCTCGGGATGACATGGCTTGGACGAGCTCATCGTCATCGGATTGTTGTTGTAGCCGGAGAGGGAAGATGCTGCCGGTGATGTAGGGGATGAGAAGCTCAAGGTTAGCTCCGATGTATGGTGGTGCGTTGCTGACCAATTGCGCACGGGGTTCCATAGATCTTGCAACTGCATGCACAGAAAAATGTACAGATGCTTAATTAGCTAAGGAAACACTCCGTCGCCATGCTAGTAAATAATTATTTCCCGTGACATGTTAATTTTGTGCATGCATGTACGTACCTGCTGAAGACTGGTACTGCTGCTCGTCGGTGTGGTGTGATATGGGTCATGGTACCGGCGAAGCCATGATGGTATGTTCGGCTCCGGGGACGGCGTCCTGGCGCACCAAGTGAGCTCGCTCTCGCCGGTAGTGGCCGCGCTGTTGACCAAGGGCCACCCCGTTATCGATCTTCCTGCTTGCTGGCTAGCCTGTGCCTCACTGCACGAACGAAAATCAATCAATCAGGAATTAACTTTCTTTAATAATTCGTAAGAAAATTAATGATCGGAGGCTCGAAGTAGCCACGATCGAGCTTGTAGTGAAGCACGTACATGGTGCAGCTGAGGCTTAACGCGAGGCTGCCGCCGTCTGGCACGACGAGGGGGTGAATCCCCCACACG
This window encodes:
- the LOC119295451 gene encoding protein SMAX1-LIKE 3-like, translated to MRAGGCAVQQALAPEAASVVRQAVTLARRRGHAQVTPLHVATAMLLPPAPAGLLRAACLRSHSHPLQCKALELCFNVALNRLPTSGPAAMFHGGAHMQHHQHHRGAADAPALSNALVAAFKRAQAHQRRGGAGDGVQQTSAPVLAAKVELEQLIVSILDDPSVSRVMREAGFSSSQVKDNVEKAVSSSSSSLERAANMTTTSSVKDSRAKSAGGDDAMRVLECMASGRKRCLVIVGEGAEAAVKAVMDKVSKSELHHRHHERLKSVQFVPLSVTSFRHAAREEVDAKTGELSALVCEARAAGKGVALVVEDLAYAADAWLKRRGEHVHGGQSQYYCPVEHAVMEVSRLVSGDSGSGGGRFWLLGFASRTVFMKCRLGQPSLEAVWGIHPLVVPDGGSLALSLSCTIEAQASQQAGRSITGWPLVNSAATTGESELTWCARTPSPEPNIPSWLRRYHDPYHTTPTSSSTSLQQLQDLWNPVRNWSATHHHTSELTLSFSSPTSPAASSLSGYNNNPMTMSSSKPCHPEPRQPWPPSNQGHDGPATRAEAIRDLPRWHNTEIAFPESITVQSNSSNGHGGGTADPERRRPKFTELTAENLKIMCGALEDCVPWHIKDMAAGVASAVLQRRSGMARQRDTPTPSSTTWLLFKGRDRDGKKSMALELAKLVFGSHNDFTSISSAGCAPVHSSSSSGELSGKRQRSPDYEHGCAQRFYEAIRENPRRVLMIDDVDQMNLESEIGIKKAIASGRVRGCNGVEISLEDAIVVLSCEAFDSRSRASSPRVVKQKVICGEEDSGGVEKGVTKPPCFSLDLNECAPGDDEGHQEEEGLDSDVEICDVVDGVFFFRLPGDLSH